The following nucleotide sequence is from Branchiostoma lanceolatum isolate klBraLanc5 chromosome 18, klBraLanc5.hap2, whole genome shotgun sequence.
gtactgcagcagactttgattttttttgtgtttgtatgtaggcaaaaaaattGTCGGAAACGTTTATGGATCTTCatcattttttgcaggtgtgtagatgttgtggaaatgggggtcaagttcaaaaatggttcccctggtattttccgtcggtactgcagcgggctttgtgtggatgtgtatttgtatgtcgccagcataactcgataaGCTGTttatggatccgtatgatatttagtggatgggtagggtttacagaaaggaaggtcaagttcgataatgggccttctagcgagtacctaaggtactgcagcggagcttcaaaatttagggggcatattttctgaaagtgctatggtcatgatttttgtgtggtagatagttcatgccacagaaagtaagttctgtaagtttgggccccctagcggcttgttaagaactgcagtgggtttttttgtttctacattcggacatgaataacttgagaaggggtcgacagatcgtcgtgatgttttggtatgtagagagctcagatggtgatttacattatcaatgactaattatgcaaatcaggagctaatttgcataattagtaaggaaagtttgttaacccactgcatttcaatgggacatgggacagtgtcaggtcatgtaaacaaatggccttgcataaacgtacatgtaggtcaaataaataaactattctccaagcagaggtgtgggtcctgctgtgtttttttcaacacggttggcgacataatgaaatggggacaaaatagatagcctgactaaaaacacctaaaaacgcgacagatttattctattcatatgtattgactgtactatttcatcatcactttcaactttcaacactgcaatatcgaacctttgtggcccatataatatcaacatactcatatttttcatgaccagttataacatatatcagcacactctacacatatactagtcctgtaccaccaaatgatttaaaccctatctagactggactcattcgccccatcataacttccaaatggtatggtgcatgatcaaatttgcagggggtgataagcacgtaaatattaatcactctccatgataagcctcgattatttggcgaagataatgtgtttgtggaactctagtttattttagaaatatgaatttttccgcATTGCCAAGATTTATGAAATGCAGAAACCTACATTTTATTATTTTAGAAAGCGCAGctctctctcttcgttgtatagtCGACTTCATTCTATTTATAATAGGAAGTGTTCCTCGTCCTCTATCCTATTTACATTACATTGTCTACATATTCGTTGTTCCAGCGGAGTGCGGTTATGGCATATTACCAtccggtttcaatgtgaagtttgtgacagctgatccggagttttgtgaccgcggtcctatgccgtatattttcgagacttagatacttttcttcaTTATACGTGGACTTGAACAATCTGTAGGATCTCATTTTTTTCTAGCGGATCCACCTTTGTTATcaattgtgtatttcttttaggaaaGTTTGAAGGTATTTGTCTTATCAAtcatgagaaacatttatacTACCCCACTTTAAAAAAAGggcatcatttggcaaaggtacatgtatgtgatcatGGAATTCAATTAAGTTCCCTGAAATCACCTTCTAAAAGAATAATTCTGGTACGAATCTCTCCCCATCATGTTCTGACATAGGTGATGCTACTTGTGTCACTATTGGAGAGACAGCCGCCCTGTCCTGTGACATAACTCTGACGGGAGGACTGACTGTAAGATCAGCAGCTTGGACAAAACTGGGACCACCGGATTCACTCGTTGCTGACCTGCTGGGACCAGCTCCAGCCTACACAGGACGAGCAACTGTCAACTCCACAGGTTTCCTGTTGCTGGACAATGTACAGCAAGCTGATTTGGCAAGTTACAGATGTGTTGCATCTCTCAGTGATTTCTCTTCACTGCCAACTGTTGAGACCAAGACGGAGGAAGCAAGTAAGTCTCATCATGCCTGGGCCTTGTTGGTTTGCTTGTGATCAAATAAAAGTTATATTGAGATTCTAACTTTTACTATGTGTGTGTGGAATTTGTTTATTACCTGCAGTTTAAGTTATTTTTACAAGTACCACATGCCAAGAGCATGCTTTCTCATATATTTCATACTAGGATTCTTATAGTAGTTGTATCATTCTATTagaatgtaaacaaaaatcTTTTTGACTCTTAAATTGTGTACATTCCTTTATTCTCCTATCTAGGCCTCCCTCAAAATGTAACGTGTCCTAGCATTGTGACGGTTGATGAATTTGCGACAATCACCCTTGTCTGTGCAACCATTGCATGCCCCTCCCCTACATTTGACTGGGAAGATCTACCAAGTGGTGCCACTCCCAATATCACCAACAGTGAAGTTACAGTTGTCATCAATGTCAGGAAAGCAGATGAGGGCACATTTGTGTGCAGAGCAGTCAACTCATTGGGACAGGGAAGTTGTACCACAGACCTTAGAGTTCCAAGATGTGAGTTGttgtcaatttttaaaaatgctcCACATGGTATTGTTGACAATTATTGTAGACAGCACATTTTTTTCACTTGATTCCCAAATAGATtgctttcattttcaacataacCTTTACAATTACCAGTAAAATCAATCGCACATATTATGCATTGTGTCTTCTTTGATAAATCTTACAATTTGAGTACCATGATCATTGTATATGTATAGTATATTACAGTAATTCTAAAACTGTAATTTTACAACATGTAGCTTAATGCTTAATAGCTTAACTTTTCTCAACTGAGTGATATATAGGCCAAAAGTTCAAAACATTCTCAAGGTCCTGTTATCATAACATTGGCAATGTTTAAACaggtttgttttgttcttcagaTCAGCCTATCGTAATGTCCTCTCCTCAAGATGTCACTATGGACAAACTGGACGGtggtagtactacagtttcagCTGAAGTAGAGGGAAACCCAGAACCTGTCATCACGTGGGTAAGAGAGGGCCATCCAAACCAGACAGGAGACTCACTGGTCATTTCTAGTGACATGGCTGGGAAGTACAGCTGCTGGGCCTCAAATGACATAGGGGAAGTAAGCTGTGGCACTTTCACTGTCACAGTTACAGGTTAGAAATTTCAACATAATCCTGCAAGAGTCAATAACTATGGAACTCTTTGGCTTTCTGTCAAATATGTCAAGCATGGTCACCTGTACTTTTGAACATTTTCACAGAGATTATTTTTCCTTGATCTATTTATTGAACAGCCAAGATATGTTTTAATTTGACTGACAAACAATGCATCACTCATAACCATTAATCAATGCCTGTCATTCTGTTGTAACAGATTGGAAACTTCCAGTGATAATAGTGTGTGTACTTCTTGCTGTCATCCTGATTGTGGTGGTCATTGTTGTTCTCCTCATTCAGCGGAAGAAGAAAAGGGGTAAGATGATATTGATTCAGTGTCAGCATTGTAATTTTGTGTTCATACAATGTGCCAATtgaaaagagaataactcaagatgaGGTTGGCAGATCATCATATGATTTTTTAATGTAGACAGCTTGAGTgatgtagcctgagtaccaacctccgtagtgaccgctggctcaaaagaattcacttgctaaccacagagtctgaccctgcgcgtatccttaacggctgtctcattataacgtaatgaggggaattcgagctgcgttcggtCGGCGGGGCCTCATTTGCGtagtgccatttttcgttctAAGGTGTCtcagttcttagaacctacccgttacgaagaacagtgtggcatggggaggggcttagacgaatggggccaatcagcgagctcgttcaaaatctaaacgaatatctgaataacagccgtgacggatacgcgcagggtcagactccgtggttagcaagcgaattcttttgagccagcggtcactacggaggttagTACTCAGGCTATGGGTgatgattttcatgatttatattATTTGATTTTGCAAGTCAAGTGCCAATCTGCATACTTGTTGAGGAAATTGGATGAATCTGCTGCATTTAATgaaaggactctcaaacatttgAAATATGTAACTGAGAGATGAATATTGATTGATTTCAACTATGGTAATGAACACCTGATGTGTATTATTATTGAGAAAATACAATAactccatactggtgaaaaattGGACTTTCATACTTGCAGCATTAGTGaccattattagacataaatcatgcaaatctgaGCCTGAtctaaacaaacaacatttaatTTATGAGAAATGCCCTTGGATCATGAAAGTACTGCCAAGTTGAACGTAGATAACCATGGTAACAATAATACATACCTTCAGACCTAGAATACTGACTCAGAGTAACCTTTGCTAAGATGAGACTTTGAAattcatactttggaaaacaTCTGCCATATGGGTAGATAAGATGATTTACTGAATCAGATATGATTCATGCAATTAAAGACCTAATTCACTGTATCATTGAGAAGAATATTAAACATCAATTtgcaaaggtatgaggttgcAGAAGTTCACTAAATACATTTGACTTACAAGACTAAATCTTGGTGTTTCTAACCGTCCATTTTGAAGTCTCCTTTTTTAAATCATGATTTAAGCTAGACAACTTTTATTAGCAGTCAACTGGtatgtcaaaaaaaaaaaactcggtATTACAAAACGTGACATAACATTAACTTATactaacttttttttcattattcttCCAGTCTTGGATAATGGTGCATTGAAAGTCCCAGTGGATATAACAGTAAACACTGTCCAGTCCAGCCAAAAGGTGGACATTCAGTGGACTGCTAAATCCAAAGAGGCTCACAAAATTCTGTACAGGCCACGAGGCAGTAACAAGTGGACAGAGGAGCCAGTTGGGATCTCCGACAACTATCCACTCTATAAGCGC
It contains:
- the LOC136424558 gene encoding peroxidasin homolog — protein: MEMPGAALFCVALLQVISNGVHGQGDATCVTIGETAALSCDITLTGGLTVRSAAWTKLGPPDSLVADLLGPAPAYTGRATVNSTGFLLLDNVQQADLASYRCVASLSDFSSLPTVETKTEEASLPQNVTCPSIVTVDEFATITLVCATIACPSPTFDWEDLPSGATPNITNSEVTVVINVRKADEGTFVCRAVNSLGQGSCTTDLRVPRYQPIVMSSPQDVTMDKLDGGSTTVSAEVEGNPEPVITWVREGHPNQTGDSLVISSDMAGKYSCWASNDIGEVSCGTFTVTVTDWKLPVIIVCVLLAVILIVVVIVVLLIQRKKKRVLDNGALKVPVDITVNTVQSSQKVDIQWTAKSKEAHKILYRPRGSNKWTEEPVGISDNYPLYKRTVDFQQDGAYEVRIRVTNEEGDKNDSETVEVTVFDQV